In Frederiksenia canicola, the sequence AACAATCAATGATTGCACGTGACGTAAAACGTGCGAAATTAGCTGATAAATTTTACGCGAAGCGTGAAGAATTAAAACGCATCATCTCTGATGTTAATTCTTCAGACGAAGATCGTTGGGATGCAGTGTTAAAATTACAAACACTTCCACGCGATTCAAGTCCAAGCCGTCAGCGTAACCGTTGCCGTCAAACTGGTCGTCCACATGGTGTACTTCGTAAGTTTGGCTTAAGCCGTATTAAGGTTCGTGAAGCTGCAATGCGTGGCGAAATTCCAGGCCTTAAGAAAGCTAGCTGGTAATAACCTCTTTTAATTTGGAATCATGGGAGTAAATACATGAGCATGCAAGATCCAATCGCAGATATGCTGACCCGTATTCGTAACGGTCAAGCTGCGAATAAAGTTGCAATCAGTATGCCTTCATCTAAGTTAAAAGTTGCTATTGCAAATGTTTTAGCTGAAGAAGGTTATGTTGAAAGCTTCAAAGTTGTTGAGGGTGTAAAACCTGAATTGGAAATCACTTTAAAATATTTCCAAAATAAACCAGTTGTAGAAAGTATCCAACGTGTAAGCCGTCCAGGTCTTCGTATTTATAAACGTAAAGACGAATTACCAAAAGTAATGGGTGGTTTAGGTATCGCAGTTGTTTCTACATCTAAAGGTGTTATGACCGACCGTGCAGCGCGTCAAGCGGGCTTAGGCGGCGAAATTATCTGTTACGTAGCATAATAGAGGGGTAGGAAGAATGTCTCGTGTTGCAAAAGCACCTGTTAATATTCCTGCCGGTGTTGAAGTAAAACTCAACGGTCAGCTATTAACAGTTAAAGGTAAAAATGGCGAGTTATCTCGTGAAATTCATAATGCAGTTGAAGTAAAATACGATGCTAACGCATTAACTTTCGCACCAAAAGAAGGCGTTGTAAATGCAGATGCTCAAGCAGGTACTGCTCGTGCACTTGTTAATGCTATGGTAATTGGTGTTACTGAAGGCTTTACTAAGAAATTGCAATTAGTTGGTGTTGGTTACAGAGCTCAAATGAAAGGTAACGTAGTTGCTTTAAGCTTAGGTTTCTCACACCCAGTTGAACACGCGTTGCCAGCAGGCGTCACTGGTGAATGTCCATCTCAAACAGAAATCATTCTTAAGAGTGCAGACAAACAGTTAATCGGTCAAGTGGCAGCTGATATTCGTGCATACCGCAAACCTGAGCCTTATAAAGGTAAAGGTGTACGTTATTCTGATGAAGTTGTACGTACTAAAGAAGCGAAGAAAAAGTAAGGTAAGGTAACACTATGGATAAGAAAGTAGCTCGTATCCGTCGTGCAAGCCGTGCACGTCATTTAATGAGAGAGCAAGGTGCAACCCGTTTGGTTGTCCATCGCACACCTCGTCATATTTATGCGCAGGTTATTGCACCTAATGGCTCAGAAGTACTAGTAGCAGCTTCAACTGTTGAAAAAGTAATTAAAGAGCAAGTTAAATATACTGGTAATAAAGACGCAGCAGCAGTAGTTGGTAAATTAGTTGCTGAGCGTGCTTTAGCTAAAGGTATTCAAGCGGTTGCATTCGATCGTTCAGGTTTTAAATACCACGGTCGTGTACAATCATTAGCAGATGCTGCTCGTGAAGCTGGTCTTCAGTTCTAATAGAGGAATTTGAGATGTCAAACATCGAAAAACAAGCTGGTGAACTGCAGGAAAAGCTAATCGCGGTTAACCGTGTATCTAAAACCGTAAAAGGTGGTCGTATTATGAGTTTTACTGCTTTAACAGTAGTAGGCGATGGTAACGGTCGTGTAGGTTTTGGTTACGGTAAAGCTCGTGAAGTTCCAGCAGCTATCCAAAAAGCGATGGAGAAAGCTCGTCGCAATATGATCAATGTAGCTTTAAATGAAGGTACATTACAACACCCAGTTAAGGGTTCTCATACTGGTTCTCGTGTGTTTATGCAACCAGCAAGCGAAGGTACAGGTATCATCGCAGGTGGTGCAATGCGTGCAGTATTGGAAGTTGCAGGTGTTCACAACGTACTTTCAAAAGCATACGGTTCAACAAACCCAATTAACGTTGTTCGTGCAACTATTGATGCACTTGCAAATATGAAATCACCAGAAATGGTTGCTGCTAAACGTGGTAAAACCGTTGAAGAAATTTTGGGGTAATTGAATATGGCAAAAACTATCAAAGTAACACAAACTCGTAGCTCTATTGCTCGTTTGCCGAAGCATAAAGCAACGTTAAAAGGCTTAGGTCTTCGTCATATTCGACACACAGTAGAGTTGATTGATACACCTGCAGTACGTGGTATGATCAACCAAGTTTCATACATGGTTAAAGTTGAGGAGTAATAGAATGCGTTTAAATTCTCTATCCCCAGCTGAAGGTGCTAAACATAGTGCAAAACGCTTAGGTCGTGGTATTGGTTCTGGTTTAGGTAAAACAGGTGGACGTGGTCATAAAGGTCAAAAATCTCGTACAGGCGGCGGTGTTCGTCGTGGGTTCGAAGGTGGTCAAATGCCTTTATATCGTCGTTTACCGAAATTTGGTTTTACTTCTCTTAAAGCATTACACGTAGCCGAAGTTCGTTTAAATGAATTAGCAAAAGTAGATGGCAATGTTATCACTTTAGATGCACTTAAAGCAGCAAACGTAATCACTAAAGATATTTTATCAGTGAAAGTTATCCTTTCCGGTAATATCGAGAAAGCGGTTACTGTAAAAGGCTTAGGTGTAACTAAAGGTGCAAAAGCTGCTATCGAAGCTGTTGGTGGTTCTGTCGAGGAATAATAAATGGCTAAACAACCAGGATATCAAGGTAATTCTCAAAAAGGAACTGGTGAGTTAAAATCAAGATTATTGTTTGTATTAGGTGCATTAATCGTTTTTCGTATTGGTTCTTTTATTCCTGTTCCTGGTATTGATGCTTCTGTATTATCCGAGTTAGTTCAGCAACAAAAAGGCACCATTATTGAGATGTTTAATATGTTCTCTGGTGGTGCTTTAAGCAGAGCGTCAATTTTTGCATTAGGTATTATGCCTTATATCTCTGCATCAATTATTATGCAGTTGCTCACTGCGATTCACCCAGCTTTGATGGATCTCAAAAAAGAAGGGGAAGCAGGAAGGCGTAAAATTAGCAAATATACTCGCTATGCGACGCTGTTATTAGCAAGTATTCAAGCTGTTGGTATTTCATTTGCCCTACCGAATATGATTGATGGATTAGTACCTAATCCAAGCGTCTTATTCTATATTACTTCTATTATTAGTTTAGTCACAGGTACAATGTTCTTGATGTGGTTAGGTGAGCAAATCACTGAACGTGGCATCGGTAATGGTATTTCGTTGATTATCTTTGCTGGAATTG encodes:
- the rpsN gene encoding 30S ribosomal protein S14, encoding MAKQSMIARDVKRAKLADKFYAKREELKRIISDVNSSDEDRWDAVLKLQTLPRDSSPSRQRNRCRQTGRPHGVLRKFGLSRIKVREAAMRGEIPGLKKASW
- the rpsH gene encoding 30S ribosomal protein S8 translates to MSMQDPIADMLTRIRNGQAANKVAISMPSSKLKVAIANVLAEEGYVESFKVVEGVKPELEITLKYFQNKPVVESIQRVSRPGLRIYKRKDELPKVMGGLGIAVVSTSKGVMTDRAARQAGLGGEIICYVA
- the rplF gene encoding 50S ribosomal protein L6 → MSRVAKAPVNIPAGVEVKLNGQLLTVKGKNGELSREIHNAVEVKYDANALTFAPKEGVVNADAQAGTARALVNAMVIGVTEGFTKKLQLVGVGYRAQMKGNVVALSLGFSHPVEHALPAGVTGECPSQTEIILKSADKQLIGQVAADIRAYRKPEPYKGKGVRYSDEVVRTKEAKKK
- the rplR gene encoding 50S ribosomal protein L18, whose protein sequence is MDKKVARIRRASRARHLMREQGATRLVVHRTPRHIYAQVIAPNGSEVLVAASTVEKVIKEQVKYTGNKDAAAVVGKLVAERALAKGIQAVAFDRSGFKYHGRVQSLADAAREAGLQF
- the rpsE gene encoding 30S ribosomal protein S5; protein product: MSNIEKQAGELQEKLIAVNRVSKTVKGGRIMSFTALTVVGDGNGRVGFGYGKAREVPAAIQKAMEKARRNMINVALNEGTLQHPVKGSHTGSRVFMQPASEGTGIIAGGAMRAVLEVAGVHNVLSKAYGSTNPINVVRATIDALANMKSPEMVAAKRGKTVEEILG
- the rpmD gene encoding 50S ribosomal protein L30, encoding MAKTIKVTQTRSSIARLPKHKATLKGLGLRHIRHTVELIDTPAVRGMINQVSYMVKVEE
- the rplO gene encoding 50S ribosomal protein L15, whose translation is MRLNSLSPAEGAKHSAKRLGRGIGSGLGKTGGRGHKGQKSRTGGGVRRGFEGGQMPLYRRLPKFGFTSLKALHVAEVRLNELAKVDGNVITLDALKAANVITKDILSVKVILSGNIEKAVTVKGLGVTKGAKAAIEAVGGSVEE